A genomic stretch from Candidatus Margulisiibacteriota bacterium includes:
- the mreC gene encoding rod shape-determining protein MreC has product MTRYRPFRQKRSYGLAAALIILALGLTYLSLPRVQTARSLFSAALYPFQYSASAVWHFGVGLPGELLNLRRLAAENTGLKERVARQEAQLGVLAELQGENDRLRDELGLVRSARFGGKLLAVPVVGRSGSPWPGVLEIGRGRRSGVRVNMPVVAQAGLVGRVSEVAELSAKVLLISDPLSAVAAVDQRSRDLGVIEGYSPDTLYLRYIGTGGDVQAGDRIVTAAVSSIFPAGIPLGTVTSATKADADLFYRIAVKPAVELGRLDTVFLVF; this is encoded by the coding sequence GTGACCAGATACCGGCCTTTTCGCCAGAAACGTTCTTACGGGCTCGCCGCGGCGCTGATCATCCTGGCGCTGGGGCTCACCTATCTGTCGCTTCCCAGGGTGCAAACCGCCCGTTCGCTTTTTTCTGCCGCGCTTTATCCTTTCCAATATTCGGCCAGCGCGGTCTGGCATTTCGGCGTCGGTTTGCCGGGCGAGCTGTTGAACCTGCGCCGCCTGGCGGCGGAGAATACCGGCTTAAAAGAGCGGGTGGCGCGGCAAGAAGCCCAGTTGGGGGTCCTGGCCGAGTTACAGGGCGAGAACGACCGTTTAAGGGACGAGCTGGGGCTGGTCCGGAGCGCCCGGTTCGGCGGCAAACTGCTGGCTGTGCCGGTCGTCGGCCGGAGCGGCTCTCCGTGGCCGGGCGTGCTCGAGATCGGGCGGGGACGCCGGTCGGGCGTTCGGGTGAACATGCCGGTCGTGGCCCAGGCCGGGCTGGTCGGCCGGGTCAGTGAAGTGGCCGAACTGAGCGCCAAAGTCCTGTTGATCAGCGACCCGCTCAGCGCGGTGGCGGCCGTTGACCAGCGCAGCCGCGATCTGGGCGTGATCGAAGGATATTCGCCCGACACCCTCTACCTGAGATATATCGGCACCGGCGGCGACGTTCAGGCCGGCGACCGGATCGTGACCGCCGCTGTCTCTAGTATTTTTCCGGCCGGTATCCCGCTCGGGACCGTGACCAGCGCTACCAAAGCCGATGCCGATCTTTTCTACCGGATCGCGGTCAAACCGGCGGTCGAACTCGGTCGTTTGGACACCGTCTTTCTGGTCTTCTAA